TTAGAAGGCATCAGCTATCTGTTGTTCGGTATTACCATGCCGCTTAAGTATGTGTATCAGATTCTTGAGCCCAACTACTATGTTGGAATGGCCCATGGTTTTCTGTTCATGTCCTATTGTGTTTTAGGCCTAAGTGCCGCTATCCATTACAAATGGAA
The window above is part of the Flavobacteriales bacterium genome. Proteins encoded here:
- a CDS encoding DUF3817 domain-containing protein: MTLLSAFRILAILEGISYLLFGITMPLKYVYQILEPNYYVGMAHGFLFMSYCVLGLSAAIHYKWKFGFSFMVFAASLVPFGTFYLDAKYLKYKAH